A genomic segment from Aegilops tauschii subsp. strangulata cultivar AL8/78 chromosome 1, Aet v6.0, whole genome shotgun sequence encodes:
- the LOC109755455 gene encoding cytosolic sulfotransferase 13, with protein MAHVLEQKLEPSCLGDALTARNDADNLAELIPSLPVEKRLVPPPADMQRRQYRGYWFPEWHLSALAAARDHFEPKPTDIFLVSCPKSGTTWLKSLAFATVHRDVHPPSGREHPLLHKNPHDCVKFIHTIYRQPVDVVRDIVEAYPSPRIFGSHFPLSLLPERINGDGCGCRIVYICRDPKDVVVSWWWFMRTYLPNPEQVRFEEVFDLFCEGRTGAGPYWRHALEHWEESRRRPDKVLFLRYEEMLRDPQCNLRRLAEFLGCAFSEAEEKAGVLDAILELCSLGELKKLEVNQSGNKIKDEPMMNHSFFRKGVSGDWINHMTPEMAARLDAIVEQALQGTGFDFGISMPQ; from the coding sequence ATGGCCCatgtactagagcaaaaactcgAGCCTAGTTGCCTCGGTGACGCGCTGACGGCAAGGAATGATGCGGACAACCTCGCCGAGCTCATCCCGTCGCTGCCCGTCGAGAAGCGGTTAGTGCCGCCGCCCGCCGACATGCAGAGGCGACAGTACCGTGGGTACTGGTTCCCCGAGTGGCACCTGTCAGCCCTGGCGGCAGCCCGCGATCACTTCGAGCCCAAGCCAACGGACATCTTCCTGGTGAGCTGCCCCAAGTCTGGCACCACCTGGCTTAAATCGCTCGCCTTCGCCACTGTGCACCGGGACGTCCACCCGCCATCCGGCCGGGAGCACCCTCTGCTCCACAAAAACCCGCATGACTGCGTCAAATTCATCCACACAATCTATCGGCAACCGGTCGACGTTGTGCGGGACATCGTCGAGGCGTACCCTTCCCCGCGTATCTTCGGCTCCCACTTCCCATTGTCCTTGCTGCCGGAGCGCATCAATGGCGATGGCTGCGGGTGCCGGATCGTCTACATCTGCCGGGATCCCAAGGACGTGGTCGTCTCGTGGTGGTGGTTCATGCGCACCTACCTCCCAAACCCCGAGCAGGTCCGGTTCGAGGAGGTCTTCGATTTGTTCTGCGAGGGCCGCACAGGGGCGGGCCCTTATTGGCGCCACGCCCTCGAGCATTGGGAGGAGAGCAGAAGAAGGCCCGACAAGGTGTTGTTCCTAAGGTATGAGGAGATGCTACGAGACCCACAGTGCAATCTTAGGAGGCTGGCGGAGTTTTTGGGGTGCGCATTCtccgaggcggaggagaaggccGGCGTCCTAGACGCCATCTTGGAGTTGTGCAGCCTCGGCGAGCTAAAGAAGCTGGAGGTGAACCAAAGTGGCAACAAGATTAAGGACGAACCCATGATGAACCATTCCTTCTTCAGGAAGGGCGTGTCCGGTGACTGGATCAACCACATGACGCCGGAGATGGCGGCAAGGCTCGATGCAATCGTCGAACAGGCGCTGCAAGGCACGGGATTTGACTTTGGCATCTCCATGCCACAGTAA